GCTGGTGGCCACGGCCCGGCCGGCGGCCCGGACCGGGTCGCCGCCGTCCATGACGAGCTGGCGGTGGCGGGTGATCAGGAACAGGGCGTAGTCGATGCCGACGCCCAGCCCGATCATCGTGGCGAGCGTGGGGGAGACGCTCGCGAACGTCGTGGCCGCGGCCACCAGCGACAGGACGCTCAGCCCGACGATCACGCCGATCAGCGCGGTCACCAGCGGAACACCGGCGGCGATGACGCTGCCGAACCCGATGAGCAGCACGACCACGGCGACGGCGAAGCCGATGGCCTCGCTGGTCAGATCCTTGGTCTCGGGCCTGGCGAGCTCGCCCAGCGGGCCGCCGTACTCGACGTCGACCCCGGCGGCGCGCAGCGGTTCGACCGCCGTGTCGACCCGGTGGAGATAGCCGGTGCCCAGTGAGGTCGGGTTCACGTCGAACCGCACGGTGATGTACCCGGTCTTCCCGTCCTTGGACAGGGACGTCGACGTCGGGGAGGACGAGGACGGCAGCGGGTTCTGGGCGGACAGCACGTGCGGCAGTTTCTGCAGGTTGCCCACCACCTGGCCGACCTGGCCGCTCACATCGGTCAGGGGCTTGTCCGCGTCGTGCAGGACCACCTGGGCGCCGGTGCCGCCCGCGGCGGGGTCGTGCGCCCGCAGCAGCTCGGCGCCGGTGTTCGACTGGGTGCCGGGCAGGTTGAAGTCGTCGGAGTACGTTCCCCCGAACGCGCTCTGGAGGGCGTGCAGGCCGCCGAGGGCGACCAGCCAGGCGATGATCACCATGACGAAGTGGCGGGCACACCATTCGCCGAGCCGGAGCAGCCACCCCCCGCGCGGTTTCGCCGTTGCCGCGTACGTGCTGCTGCTGGGCGGGGCCATGCGTTCTCCCGGAGGAAGGGACGGGCCGTTCAGCCGGGGCGCGCCGCGTCCCCCGTGTGCGACGCGCCGCGTTTCCCTGTGTCCAATTCGAGAACGTAGATGGAGCCGCGGGGCCAGGGGCCGCGACACGTGCGGCGGAGCGGTCCGTTCCGCCGCACGGCCGGTACGCGGCGCGCGGTCCCGGCCTGCCGCTCAGCCCCGGCCGGTCAGCTCTCGTCCTGCGCGGCGACGATGAGCGCGAGCGCCTCGGTGATGGCCGTCTCCGTGGTCGCTTTGTCGACACCGAGGCCGGTCAGCAGCCCGGCGCCGTCCTCGTGCTCCAGCAGGGCCAGCAGGATGTGCTCCGTCCCGACGTAGTTGTGCCCCAGCCGCAGCGCCTCGCGGAAGGTGAGTTCCAGCGCCTTGCGGGCGTCGGCGTTGTAGGGGAGGAGTTCGGGCAGCTCCTCCCCGGAGGCGGCCGGGAGCGCGGCGGTGGCGGCCTGGCGGACCGTGTCCAGGGTCACCACCTGGGCCTTGATGAACGCGGCTCCGAGCCCTTCCGGCTCGCTGAGCAGCCCGAGCACGAGGTGCTCGGTGCCGATCTCGCTGTTGCCCGCGGCGCGCGCCTCGTTCTGCGAGGCCATCACGACGTTCTTGGCGCGCGCGGTGAAGCGGCCGAAACCCTGGCTGGGGTCGAGGTCGTTCGTCTCGCCGGGGTTCTTGGCGACGAACCGCTTCTGCGCCGCCTGCCGGGTGACGCCCATGCTCTTGCCGATCTCCGTCCAGGAGGCGCCGGAGCGCCGGGCCTGGTCCACGAAGTGACCGATCAGGTGGTCGGCCACTTCGCCGAGGTGGTCGGCGGCGATGACGGCGTCCTGGAGCTGGTCCAGTGCGTCGGG
This window of the Streptomyces sp. 840.1 genome carries:
- a CDS encoding Clp protease N-terminal domain-containing protein, with protein sequence MTKPVGPTAPVRLDDLIAAIKKVHPDALDQLQDAVIAADHLGEVADHLIGHFVDQARRSGASWTEIGKSMGVTRQAAQKRFVAKNPGETNDLDPSQGFGRFTARAKNVVMASQNEARAAGNSEIGTEHLVLGLLSEPEGLGAAFIKAQVVTLDTVRQAATAALPAASGEELPELLPYNADARKALELTFREALRLGHNYVGTEHILLALLEHEDGAGLLTGLGVDKATTETAITEALALIVAAQDES